The nucleotide window AACATAGAGTAATTAGATTAATTTTGGATTTAAATTGTGTATTGTAGAAATAGTGTAGTTAGTTAATTATAGTCTAAAATTGTTGGCAGAATTACGGAGCGACATTGTCATCCTGTGATAAAGCttctaaataaagatttaaaaaaaaaaaaaaaccaaggacctcgtgatccgaagccaaaTTTAGTGGAGTAAGCAGTAGCATAgcatatagtaaaaaaataatctagatatgcttattattcattaaagtaactagtggacgcccgcgacttcgttcgcgtggaatttaatttttcacaattccttcgggaaccatggatttttccggaataaaaagtagcgtatgtgttaatccaggctataatatatcttaataccaaatttcagctaactcGGTTCAGTAgacgaggcgtgaaagagtaacaaacattcatatcatcaaaatcatcagttttcgcaaatctcgggaaaccatgtattttttcgggattaaaagtagcctctgtgtcaatccagagtaaaatctatttccattccaaatttcacccaaatcgttaaaaagtaacaaacatccaaacatacatccaaacatccatacaaactttcgcgtttataataataggtatatagTAGGATTTTGTAAtgtgtaagtacctacctatcaatAGTAAAACCGCTGTTTTGtcgaataaaaacaaattactacGCTTCAGCGAAATTGAAGTTAAAATGCAATGCATGTTTACAATGCGAATACCTCAAACGGCAAACCGGCCTTCAATGCACACAGCACGCGGGCAGTGCGTGATGAACTATGGCGCATGCGCGGGGAggagggggggagggggggggggtgCAAGGTGCACGCCATACCGCGAACATTCGCTGCCCACGTGCAAATGTCTCTACTACTGTAATGTAGGTACAACAACATCGATCGTTTAATTCGTTATTTTAGCcgaattcaaaaaaaggaggtttaaTGCAACTCGTATGAATGTAATATTGTCAGAATTGTATAGGTATTATGTTGGACTAAAGGTAAGATAACCGGTACCAAAACATTTTGTCTGtaagatttaatatattatctcAAAAACGCATATCTCGTATATATGTGGGTAGGTTACGAATATTGTTTACGGTTAATTTTAAGTGAGGTCTAACAATAGGTACACCGAATTTGGGAACAGTACAAGTTTCGTCAAAATCGGCAGTAAGACAGCAGTTTTTGAGACAAAGAGTTATGAGTGTAAACACTCCCTTActtcggagagcatgttaagcagTCGGTCcagatcattatcattaacacctcaTGGTGTTCGTCTGAATCAAGCATTACCTCTACACATAGGTACCATAATATGCCATTCCGCATTATAGCGTCATAGTGCGTTTAAGCACCACATTCTCTCTCCTAAAAGGAGTTCTAAACTAAACAGAGGACAGTaagtttaaacaaatataaagtcTAAGTACATGGCTCAAAAACTTCTGTtctgaatttaaattaagtgtACAAAATTGGCAAAAAAGCACACACAAATATATGCATAGTAACGCTAGAAGCAAAGTCACCTTGAGATCTACGCACACTAACACAATGTGTTATATGACTAGTCAATCTATTCTGGGCAATCAGTTAACATTTGGATGTAGTGGTAACTAGTGCAAACAAGCGTTAGACAGGCGCGTTGGTTGGTGTGTGCGTGTATGTGTGTATGCGTGTACGTGTATATGTGATATCGCTCCTTCACCTTTCAGTTCATACCCACACACAGACGCGTTTGGTTTGTCGTCTTACCACTACATCTAAAGTCCAAAGCCAAACAGCCCCTGCCTTCTGTATAGTTACAGCATGggacatcgttcgtttccatggcaacgtcgttgttattgacattttatttttagcatcccctataaataaagttcaaattgtaatataacttgttatatattacatcgacgagtataaagaacAAGAATCGATCCCCTGACTTCCCGGAATAGACTgacttatgtatatatatatttagaatttctCCGGTACTGTATATCATATCTGTATAGAGTACCGGagaaattctaaatatatacattGTATTAGTGTGCGTAGCTTCGGGAGCGCTCGCCTCGCTCACGATCAGTTCCGATTGCGACGCGGTTCCAGTCAGTAGTGTTTTTAGAGTCCACGCAAGATGTCTTTGCAAAGTACCGCCAGCAAGGACAATAAACGTCGTAAAATAGTCGACAGTGAGgtaacatacatatttttttttgttttcattttatttggagaataagttcatcatcatcatcatatcagccgatggacgtccactgcaggacataggccttttgtagggacttccaaacatcacgatactgagccatctgcatccagcgaatccctgcgactcgcttgatgtcgtcagtccacctggtggggggtcggccaacactgcgcttactagtgcggggtcgccattccagcactttgggaccccaacgtccatcggctcttcgaactatgtgccccgcccattgccacttcagcttcgcaactcgttgagctatgtctgtgactttggttcttctgcggatctcctcatttctgattcgatcacgcagagatactcctaacatagctcgctccatcgcctacATCGCAGAATAAgttcaaagttaataaaatttgttcttttttatttcaggGACGAAGTATGATAGCCAGCGTGTATCATTTCCTTAAAGAAGAGTATGATTTTTCGAAATTATTTGCCGAGCCTAACTGTGATTTGtctcatttacaaaatatttcacAACGGACAGCAGAGGCCACAGGCGTTAGTTGCAAAACAGTCCTCCGGATTTTAAAAGAAGAGAAAGAAATGCCAAGCACATCCTCAAAATTTCCTTCTcctttgaaaagaaaaaaacgagGTAGCAAGATAGAAATCGATAATTTTACAGCTGAAGTTGTCCGAAGTACGATACAAAATTTCCACGTGCATAATGAAATTCCAACATTGGCGAAGTTGAAAACAgtagtaaatgaaaaaattggaTTTAATTGCTGCATCGAAACGCTTCGTAAGTTTTTACTGAAATTAGGATACAAGTGGCGCAAAACAGAAACTAATCGTAAAGTTTTAACGGAACGTCACGACGTACAGATGGGGCGactcaaatatttaaaaaagatatctGAATATCGTTCTCAAGGACGACCAATTGTCTACaacgaaacaaataatttcCTTAGCACAGGCACTCGTTTTATATTCGCGTACGCAGGGACAAAAGATGGATTTATTGAAAATGCCACATTGATTTATAAAGCCAGATCAATAGCTGGTGATCACAACTCTAATAATATGAGCAATAACGATTACATTAAATGGCTCAACGAAAAACTTTTACCCAATGTACCCGAACGCTCTGTCATTGTCTTAGTCAATGCTTCCTATTATAAGAAAAGGGCTGAAAAACCACCAACACCAGCAACAAAGAAAGCAGATATGCAGCAATGGCTTAGGGACAAGGGCGTACCCTTTGAAGAATCTTTATTGAAATTGGAATTATAtgacttaataaaaaaacaaataaatcaaaatattacatACGAAATTGATGAGCTTATAGAAAGCAAAGGTTTCGATGTGTTACGTCTCCCCCCGTATCACCCTGAATTGAATGCAGTCGAAAATATTTGgggaattgtaaaaaaatacatagcaTTAAATAGCAACGAGCAAATGGTGACTGACGCAGAAAGATTAATCAATGAAAGCTTCAACAAAATTAACAGCGTAACGTGGCAAAACACCTGCAGTCACATTGAAGAAATAGAAAAAGCATACTTAAAATACTTTGACCTAGATTTTGAGTTCGCAATTGATCTGCAAGATGATTCCGATGAGAGTGAATCAGAATCCGATAATTATATATCTGAcagtaattaaaaatgtaaaatttaggctatatttttcctGTTTTcgctaaatataattttgtacctacattttttttgttttatctactatatatataataggtaGGTTCACATTAAATGAAAgtgttatgaatatttttttttataattagcaCTAGCCGACGGTCCGCGATTTCATTCGCGTAATTcccgtgaggaaacgtgcataaaataatatgtatagccTATGACTATGAGTCTATGTCTAtgaataccacaaactttcctctttacaatattcgtGTAGAAGTacggataaaaaaaaattagaactgTATTTGTGTTTTGCTGACGCTCTTTCAGTTTACACACACATCCGCGATTGTTTGTACACGTTCCTAATACAACACAACCAAAGCTAAACCGACAACTCTTGTGAACGAGGCTCTGAGTCGACTTTCGTCACAGCATAGCTCGAAACAGTAAATATACGCATACAATTTCTagcaaattatattaatttaatcaaaattaacgtacattaatattaaatttaggctataaaattaaagttttatagaTATTGAGTATTGGGTGATAGATAGAGTGCGTTataacaattgtttttttttacagccAAAGTTGAACCTTGTTTTTTTCACTTACATGTAGAGACTTTTAATTCCTTAACGAATAAAATAACATGATGTTTATAGTGTACTGTAATGatccaattcactaactttaaagTATGTTAGCTACCTGTCACTAGCATTATTCGCATTTTTAGTATTCCGAAAAggccattgttaacaaaaatcacaatgtccaGTGGACTatgtcatctatctactgtGTACGGGCTGGCAccgaatgatatttttttatttacaatctcAATTTCAAGGGCTTGCGGAATGCGAAAAATTTGGTTGTTATTGAacagatgttaattata belongs to Bicyclus anynana chromosome 10, ilBicAnyn1.1, whole genome shotgun sequence and includes:
- the LOC112042931 gene encoding uncharacterized protein LOC112042931, which translates into the protein MSLQSTASKDNKRRKIVDSEGRSMIASVYHFLKEEYDFSKLFAEPNCDLSHLQNISQRTAEATGVSCKTVLRILKEEKEMPSTSSKFPSPLKRKKRGSKIEIDNFTAEVVRSTIQNFHVHNEIPTLAKLKTVVNEKIGFNCCIETLRKFLLKLGYKWRKTETNRKVLTERHDVQMGRLKYLKKISEYRSQGRPIVYNETNNFLSTGTRFIFAYAGTKDGFIENATLIYKARSIAGDHNSNNMSNNDYIKWLNEKLLPNVPERSVIVLVNASYYKKRAEKPPTPATKKADMQQWLRDKGVPFEESLLKLELYDLIKKQINQNITYEIDELIESKGFDVLRLPPYHPELNAVENIWGIVKKYIALNSNEQMVTDAERLINESFNKINSVTWQNTCSHIEEIEKAYLKYFDLDFEFAIDLQDDSDESESESDNYISDSN